A region of the Zhihengliuella halotolerans genome:
CCACCGTCTGGGACAGGACCGCGTCGTGACCATGTCCGGGCTGCCCGGCGGCGAACCCGGTGCGACCGTGCCGAATTGGATCGTCAACGCCTGGAACTCGGCCGCACTCGACGTGCTCGACTACCAGTGGGGCATCGTCGCGGGCTTCTGGAAGGAGACCGACCGCCTGGCAGCGGACCACGGCGTCAAAGTCGCCCTCGAACTCCACCCGCAGAACGTCGTCTTCAACACAGCTGACGTCCGCAAGCTGATCGAACTGACCGGCGCGACCAACGTGGGCGTCGAGCTGGACGCATCGCACCTGTTCTGGCAGCAGATGGACCCGGTCGCCGTCGTCCGCGAACTCGGTCCGCTCATCTTCCACGCCGCGGCCAAGGACGTGCGGATCAACGCCGAGCACGCCGCGCTCTACGGCGTCCTGGACAACAGCTTCCGACGACTCTCACCCGACGAGGAACGCACCAACCTCGGCGGCGCCGAATGGGCCAACGAATGGCCGAAGGACTCCGCGTGGGACTTCGTTGCCCTGGGCCGCGGCCACGACACCGCCTTCTGGGCCGAGTTCCTGCGCGCGCTGCAGGAGGTGGACCCGGAGATGGCATGCAACATCGAGCACGAAGATGTGGAGCTCGGCCGCATCGAGGGCCTCGAAGTGGCAGCCGACGTGCTGAAAGAAGCTGCCGCCTCACTCGTCTGAGGAGACGCCGACCGGCGGCTACGCTCCGGGTTTCAGCCGGTCCACTTGCTCCAGCACCGACTCGAGGCGGGACCGGAAGTAACTGGCAGTCGAGCCGGGAGCGCTCGCCCCGGGCAGTGAGGCATGGTGGTAGATGCCATCGCCGAGCAGCATGATCGCGTCCGCCGCGGAGTC
Encoded here:
- a CDS encoding sugar phosphate isomerase/epimerase family protein, which codes for MKLGVYNAILHDRPLPEALKVIADLGLTGIELNTGGFLPPVHVPTMDQILTSDAARDDYLAVFEGTGVSIAGLNCNGNPLHPKREIGEKHAEDIRRSIRLAHRLGQDRVVTMSGLPGGEPGATVPNWIVNAWNSAALDVLDYQWGIVAGFWKETDRLAADHGVKVALELHPQNVVFNTADVRKLIELTGATNVGVELDASHLFWQQMDPVAVVRELGPLIFHAAAKDVRINAEHAALYGVLDNSFRRLSPDEERTNLGGAEWANEWPKDSAWDFVALGRGHDTAFWAEFLRALQEVDPEMACNIEHEDVELGRIEGLEVAADVLKEAAASLV